Proteins co-encoded in one Yamadazyma tenuis chromosome 1, complete sequence genomic window:
- the MRN1 gene encoding RNA-binding protein (COG:A; EggNog:ENOG503NX75; BUSCO:EOG09261ZFN), which yields MSYYGTYQVPQSYLQGYYANEYYDSNENLDMLSNLGSSSSYEMYHEMNQSHPHFQSQFQQHPNQQQQTPHQQFSNGSPMFGHQQMLNGNQGGMVNGHGIPIGVDSLSPNGNELNGDDGSYLSSGISNGNNMVYPPPHMQGQVEYQGGYMGGSTPDMNMNSGMGLINGNSNSSVNVSNGAPSRTVYLGNIPNDIEPRELLDYVRSGILESVKILPNKNCAFISFVDHQSALLFHSDCILKKLSIKGHDIKIGWGKNTPILPAVLESIQRDGATRNVYLGNLSNPITGEMITEEELRADLAIYGVIDSIKIIADKGIAFIHFLSILSAIRCVANLPLKEKYLEKKCFYGKDRCAFITKTQQHNAAQYLGLAPGMEHIVTAADREFISSALVQQSAAAAQIATHAGGANNLGNRTVYLGNLHQESSIEEVCNVVRGGLLQSIRYLKERHVCFITFIDPIAAAQFFAMCQLHGLTIHNRRIKVGWGKHSGPLSNALSLAVSNGASRNIYVGNIIDFHYYNQEKLRTDFSKFGDIEQINYLEEKNCAFINFVNISNAIKAIDGIKSFDDYKSLKINFGKDRCGNLPRQFQQSNMQFNQLSQLQLNLNEQYLEQSKRKSQSNSLSSKMTPPSTSESHSRPANTPSPSPLPRSVSNHDD from the coding sequence ATGTCATATTACGGAACCTATCAAGTTCCTCAACTGTATTTACAAGGATATTATGCCAACGAATACTATGATCTGAATGAAAATTTGGATATGTTGTCCAACTTAGGCTCCAGCAGCTCGTACGAAATGTACCACGAGATGAACCAAAGCCATCCTCACTTTCAGTCACAATTTCAACAGCATCCCAATCAACAGCAACAGACACCTCACCAACAATTTTCTAATGGTTCTCCTATGTTTGGACATCAACAAATGTTGAATGGAAATCAGGGTGGTATGGTTAACGGCCATGGCATTCCGATTGGTGTTGACTCCTTATCCCCCAACGGAAACGAGTtaaatggtgatgatggttCTTATTTGAGTTCCGGTATTAGCAATGGTAATAACATGGTGTATCCTCCACCGCACATGCAAGGACAAGTTGAGTATCAAGGCGGATACATGGGTGGAAGTACTCCTGATATGAACATGAACTCTGGAATGGGTCTAATTAATGGCAACTCCAATAGCAGTGTCAATGTTAGTAATGGTGCTCCTTCGAGAACTGTGTACTTGGGAAATATACCTAATGACATTGAGCCTCGTGAGTTATTGGACTACGTCAGATCAGGGATTTTGGAGCTGGTGAAGATTTTGCCCAATAAAAATTGTGCTTTCATATCGTTTGTTGACCACCAAAGTGCTTTGTTATTTCACTCCGATTgtattttgaagaagttgagcATCAAAGGTCATGATATTAAGATTGGTTGGGGTAAGAATACCCCGATTTTGCCTGCAGTGTTGGAAAGCATACAAAGAGACGGTGCCACCAGAAACGTCTATTTGGGTAATTTGAGTAACCCAATCACAGGAGAAATGATTaccgaagaagaattaAGAGCAGACTTGGCCATCTATGGAGTCATTGATAGTATCAAGATAATAGCTGACAAAGGAATTGCCTTTATCCATTTCTTATCGATTTTGTCGGCCATAAGATGTGTGGCGAACTTACCATTAAAGGAAAagtatttggaaaagaaatGCTTCTATGGTAAAGATAGATGTGctttcatcaccaagaCTCAGCAACATAATGCGGCCCAATACTTAGGTTTGGCCCCAGGGATGGAACACATTGTAACGGCTGCTGACAGGGAGTTTATATCTTCTGCATTAGTTCAACAatctgctgctgctgctcAGATTGCCACTCATGCTGGTGGAGCCAATAATTTGGGTAACAGAACCGTTTACCTCGGAAACTTACACCAAGAGTcttccattgaagaagtttgtaATGTTGTCAGAGGTGGGTTGTTACAGAGTATCCGGTACTTGAAGGAACGCCATGTTTGTTTTATTACCTTTATTGATCCAATTGCGGCTGCCCAGTTTTTTGCCATGTGCCAATTACATGGATTAACAATCCATAATAGAAGAATTAAAGTTGGTTGGGGAAAACACTCTGGACCATTATCAAATGCGTTAAGCTTGGCAGTATCTAATGGTGCTAGTAGAAACATTTATGTTGGTAACATTATTGACTTCCATTACTACAACCAAGAAAAGTTGAGGACTGATTTCTCGaaatttggtgatattgaacaaatcaactatttggaagagaagaacTGTGCTTTCATTAACTTCGTCAACATTTCAAACGCTATAAAAGCTATCGATGGAATAAAGTCTTTTGATGATTATAAGAGcttgaaaatcaacttcGGTAAAGACAGATGTGGAAACCTTCCAAGACAATTCCAACAGTCGAACATGCAattcaaccagttgagtcaattgcaattgaatttgaacgAACAGTACTTGGAGCAAAGTAAGCGTAAAAGTCAAAGTAACAGTTTGAGTTCCAAGATGACACCACCATCGACTTCCGAGTCACACTCAAGACCTGCCAACACCCCCAGTCCAAGCCCTCTTCCTCGGTCAGTAAGCAACCATGATGATTAA
- a CDS encoding uncharacterized protein (COG:S; EggNog:ENOG503P7ZD) codes for MIRSMEHIVDEYLLEVSSTPNNPVLVKLMLDKISNDLIPIKLNLNKYKSNKLYDTINDKLIELIHNLDTLKHKNTKKLAQMKRQSIAATHPSQVVIDDHSDPRSNLSPSTYSTGVRNNDVNELRKRLLENNRSSLTNDYHETLQQDLIHDLSDMVSDMKDGAIRLSKKIMDDNVLLSRTQDNMMKNDSLMNTVGSNLTSYVLNKSGGKISFWFLIKTMAAVVVLFLIMSIIINILPKM; via the coding sequence ATGATCCGGTCTATGGAACACATCGTCGATGAGTATCTTCTAGAAGTCTCGTCGACTCCCAACAACCCTGTTTTGGTAAAGCTCATGCTAGATAAGATATCCAATGACTTGATACCAATaaagttgaacttgaacaagtatAAAAGCAACAAGCTTTATGATACTATTAATGACAAGCTAATAGAATTGATACATAATCTCGATACTTTAAAGCATAAgaacaccaagaagttggcgCAAATGAAACGGCAAAGTATAGCAGCTACACATCCATCACAAGTTGTTATTGATGACCATTCTGACCCCAGGTCAAACCTTAGCCCTTCAACTTATAGTACAGGTGTAAGGAATAACGATGTTAATGAACTTCGTAAAAGGCTTCTTGAAAATAACAGGTCGAGTTTGACGAACGACTACCATGAGACCCTACAGCAAGACTTGATCCATGATCTTTCGGATATGGTGTCTGATATGAAAGATGGTGCTATCAGATTGTCAAAAAAAATAATGGATGACAATGTATTGCTTTCTAGGACTCAAGACAATATGATGAAGAACGATAGTTTGATGAACACTGTGGGTAGCAATCTCACCAGTTATGTTTTAAACAAGTCTGGAGGAAAGATCTCgttttggtttttgatAAAGACCATGGCTGCGGTGGTGGTATTATTTTTAATCATGTCaattatcatcaacattcTACCCAAAATGTAA
- the ENP2 gene encoding Small ribosomal subunit biogenesis (EggNog:ENOG503NUV8; COG:S; BUSCO:EOG09260AEC), with protein sequence MVLKSTAVGGVSVYQVAGTNVSRSLPDWIAKKRKRQLKHDSEYQSRIELIQDFEFSESSNKIKVSPDGQYAMATGTYKPQIHVYDFSNLSLKFERHTDAENVDFIILSDDWTKSVHLQNDRSIQFQTKGGVHYKTRIPKFGRCMSYNPFICDLLVGGAGNELYRLNLDQGRFLNPFVVESDLGINALDVNKTHGLISAGLEDGTVEFWDPRARQRAAKLYVSDQLEESCEISALSFRNDGLSFACGTSEGKSLIYDLRASTPTIVKDQGYGFEIKKIIWIDENSSDTNKILTSDKRIAKIWDRNSGKPFASMEPSVDINDVEYIKDSGMFFMANEGISMHSYYIPNLGPAPKWCSFLENVTEEMEERPSNSIYSNYRFITRDDVTRLNVAHLVGTNVMRSYMHGFFIDNELYERVNLIANPNSYRDQREREIRNKIEKERESRIRTTGAITNTKVKVNKELASKLEGRTGSQAAEDIVNDDRFKELFENPDFQVDEQSHEYKQLNPVSAGVKDITVDNPRGLTAAEESDEDRIHDNEHGDDSESESSESEEDKEDEETTKQRQEKVKKEMERLRRKQDAKKQEEKFLNEMKVVSNEGPQQKVADSFASQVNQINKVSKQKRTDQEGTRLQRHARGEVEFTFNPGNKKSDRRVKFNREKSDDDIDEETKAQLKGRTKQRYSGRRSASRNQFRGM encoded by the coding sequence AtggttttgaaatcaactgCTGTGGGAGGAGTTTCCGTCTACCAGGTGGCAGGAACTAATGTATCGAGATCATTACCAGACTGGATTGccaagaagagaaaaagaCAATTGAAACATGATAGCGAATATCAAAGTCGTATAGAGTTGATTCAAGATTTCGAATTCAGTGAATCTTCCAATAAAATAAAGGTCAGTCCCGATGGACAGTATGCTATGGCGACTGGAACCTACAAGCCACAGATTCACGTTTACgacttctccaatttgTCGTTAAAGTTTGAAAGACATACTGATGCAGAGAATGTGGACTTCATAATATTATCAGATGACTGGACTAAATCAGTGCATTTACAAAATGATAGATCTATACAGTTTCAAACCAAAGGGGGAGTACACTATAAAACCAGGATCCCCAAGTTCGGAAGATGCATGTCCTACAATCCATTTATCTGTGATTTACTAGTGGGTGGAGCTGGTAATGAATTATACAGGTTAAACTTGGACCAAGGGCGGTTCTTGAACccgtttgtggttgaatCAGATTTGGGAATCAATGCTCTTGATGTAAATAAAACACATGGTTTGATATCAGCTGGTTTGGAAGATGGAACTGTGGAGTTCTGGGACCCAAGAGCCAGACAGAGAGCTGCTAAACTTTATGTTAGTGACCAGTTGGAAGAATCGTGTGAAATCTCTGCTTTGAGTTTTAGAAACGACGGTTTAAGTTTTGCATGTGGAACCTCAGAAGGTAAGTCCTTAATCTACGATTTGAGAGCTTCTACACCAACAATTGTTAAAGATCAAGGGTAtgggtttgaaatcaaaaagatcaTATGGATTGATGAAAATTCTTCAGACACAAACAAGATTTTGACCAGTGACAAAAGGATTGCCAAAATCTGGGACAGAAACTCCGGTAAGCCTTTTGCGTCTATGGAGCCTAGTGTGGATATTAATGATGTTGAGTATATCAAAGACTCAGGAATGTTCTTCATGGCCAACGAAGGTATATCCATGCATTCATATTATATTCCCAACTTAGGACCTGCTCCAAAGTGGTGTTCCTTCTTGGAAAATGTCACCGAAGAGATGGAAGAAAGGCCATCTAATTCAATATACTCCAACTACAGGTTCATTACTAGAGACGATGTTACTAGATTGAACGTAGCTCATTTGGTGGGAACAAATGTTATGAGGTCATATATGCATGGTTTTTTTATTGACAATGAGTTATATGAAAGGGTTAACTTGATTGCCAACCCCAACTCATACCGTgatcaaagagaaagagaaattagaaataaaattgaaaaggAGAGAGAATCTAGAATCAGAACTACGGGGGCGATCACCAATACCAAAGTCAAGGTCAACAAGGAATTGGCCAGCAAATTGGAAGGAAGAACTGGCTCACAAGCAGCTGAGGATATTGTTAATGATGACCGTTTCAAGGAATTATTCGAAAACCCAGATTTCCAAGTGGATGAACAATCTCACGAATACAAACAGCTTAATCCAGTTCTGGCTGGAGTGAAAGACATAACAGTAGATAATCCTCGTGGTTTGACTGCTGCTGAAGAGTCGGATGAAGATAGAATTCATGACAATGAGCACGGTGACGATAGCGAAAGCGAATCATCTGAGtctgaagaagacaaagaagacgaagaaacAACCAAACAGAGacaagaaaaagtcaaGAAGGAAATGGAAAGATTACGCCGTAAGCAAGATGCCAAGaaacaagaagagaagttcttgaatgaaatGAAGGTTGTTAGTAACGAAGGACCCCAGCAAAAGGTAGCCGACTCATTTGCTTCCCAAGTAaaccaaatcaacaaggtgtCTAAGCAGAAGAGGACTGACCAAGAAGGAACCAGGTTACAGCGTCATGCACGTGGGGAAGTTGAATTTACATTCAACCCTGGCAACAAGAAATCTGACCGTAGagtcaaattcaacagaGAAAAGTCCGATGACGATATCGACGAAGAGACGAAAGCACAACTCAAAGGACGCACGAAACAAAGATACTCCGGAAGAAGAAGTGCTTCTCGTAACCAATTCCGTGGTATGTAG
- the ISY1 gene encoding NineTeen Complex (NTC) component (BUSCO:EOG09264IOS; EggNog:ENOG503NWY7; COG:A), whose amino-acid sequence MRISSLGLDLLYPMSRNKEKAQSALNRYQQEVNRQAGVLETNPNLRPKYVQSVESLPQAEKWRSVVITEISTRLTRIQDPLLEESQIRELNETLNKLMSEKRAWEHHIKSLGGADYLRFGPKFESMGMMDNDISGIKGFRYFGRAKDLPEVKLLQQAKIDKATRESTQQDTEQREVQELEMRFSNLDPTYYSTFTRTNIYDKAEDDLIAIVGDVYTRQEERKNVEAYNFKAISKSLSDDIQNTAKDMTISQAQLEEIMDYSDIIPSEEDIKQWVLDQKKQQLLAKLASSK is encoded by the coding sequence ATGCGCATCTCTTCCTTGGGTTTAGATTTATTATATCCAATGtccagaaacaaagaaaaggcACAATCAGCATTAAACCGATATCAGCAAGAAGTTAACCGACAAGCTGGGGTACTTGAAACCAACCCAAACCTACGACCTAAGTATGTTCAATCGGTAGAGTCTCTACCTCAAGCCGAGAAATGGCGATCTGTTGTGATCACAGAGATATCCACTAGGTTGACACGAATTCAGGATCCTTTGCTTGAAGAGTCTCAAATTAGGGAATTAAACGAAACCTTGAATAAGTTGATGCTGGAAAAGAGAGCATGGGAACATCATATCAAATCTTTGGGTGGGGCTGACTACCTCCGGTTTGGACCTAAATTTGAAAGCATGGGGATGATGGACAATGATATTTCTGGCATCAAAGGGTTCAGGTATTTTGGAAGGGCCAAAGATTTACCTGAAGTGAAGCTTTTGCAACAGGCAAAGATCGATAAAGCAACTCGAGAGTCTACGCAACAAGATACAGAGCAGagagaagttcaagagcttgagATGAGATTCTCCAATCTTGACCCTACATACTATTCCACGTTCACAAGAACCAACATATATGACAAGGCTGAAGATGACCTCATTGCGATTGTTGGGGATGTTTACACTAGGCAGGAGGAAAGAAAAAATGTCGAAGCATATAATTTCAAGGCTATTAGCAAAAGTCTCAGTGATGACATTCAGAATACGGCAAAAGACATGACTATTTCACAGGCCCAGCTAGAGGAAATTATGGACTACTCAGACATTATACCCAGTGAGGAAGACATCAAGCAATGGGTTCTAGACCAGAAAAAACAACAGCTTCTTGCAAAGCTCGCATCATCAAAATAG
- the PNC1 gene encoding NAD(+) salvage pathway protein (COG:V; EggNog:ENOG503NYNG) → MNKPALVVIDLQEDFLPSDGSLAVAGGRSIVEGIIDLLDVQKFPWAAVIATQDWHPHDHISFASQHSVEPYSQLEFTHPLGEKDETGSVKTLTQTVWPDHCVQNTFGSSIDAAFLTQFNQVDGKVPKAIVQKGYLKDREYYSCFKDTWKLHKTEMEDTLRKLEVTDVIFVGLAYDFCVMNSAVDCSQSGFTTYVIKSLCKSVFPENISQTDDTYRNGGVKILESIDDYSF, encoded by the coding sequence ATGAACAAACCCGCATTGGTGGTTATTGATTTGCAAGAAgattttcttccttctgATGGCTCTTTGGCAGTGGCTGGCGGAAGGTCTATTGTCGAAGGGATCATTGACCTTTTGGATGTCCAAAAGTTTCCGTGGGCTGCTGTTATTGCAACCCAGGATTGGCACCCTCATGATCACATATCATTTGCTTCTCAACACAGTGTGGAACCTTATTCTCAGTTGGAATTCACCCATCCGTTAGGGGAAAAGGACGAGACTGGTTCTGTCAAAACATTGACGCAGACGGTTTGGCCCGATCATTGTGTTCAGAATACGTTTGGTTCTTCTATCGATGCTGCTTTTCTCACTCAGTTCAACCAGGTGGATGGAAAGGTTCCCAAGGCCATCGTGCAAAAGGGCTACTTGAAGGATAGAGAGTATTATTCGTGCTTCAAAGATACATGGAAGCTCCATAAGACGGAGATGGAGGACACGTTGCGCAAGTTAGAAGTCACAGACGTTATATTCGTTGGACTTGCCTACGATTTCTGTGTAATGAACTCGGCTGTGGACTGCCTGCAACTGGGATTTACTACGTATGTCATCAAGTCACTTTGCAAAAGTGTATTTCCTGAAAATATTTCCCAAACTGATGACACTTATAGGAATGGTGGTGTCAAGATTCTCGAGTCTATTGATGACTATAGCTTTTAA
- the OCH1 gene encoding membrane-bound alpha-1,6- mannosyltransferase Initiation-specific (CAZy:GT32; COG:G; EggNog:ENOG503NUUF), with product MALRKSRLLLVVAAVFIVLQFMRSGLSLPRVVSRTEVNSNKLRLLRELEKNPKWKTEGFYFQSNNKARLPQLSVLRQKLAVSFPYEPQKPFPKCIWQTWKVGVDDPTFPLMYKSFQQQWSQINPGYKHNVLADNDCHEMVAKLYTSVPEVAKAYQLMPKSILKADFFRYLILYAQGGVYADIDTRGIKPIDSWLSNNKKLYNKPNTAGLVVGIEADPDRPDWNDWYSRRIQFCQWAIQAKKGHPMLKDLIAKITELTLERSKNGQLKTVLGKDEGGDIMDWTGPGIWTDYVFAYMNNILQSEANIKTGQYDEIITWELFTGMQLPIGVDDVLVLPITSFSPNVGHMGSKPTSDPLCYVEHMFSGSWKHDEKPQHKPKKNH from the coding sequence ATGGCCCTCCGAAAACTGAGATTGCTCTTGGTAGTGGCCGCTGTGTTTATCGTCCTCCAATTCATGAGGTCGGGCCTTTCGCTCCCCCGCGTCGTGTCTCGAACCGAAGTTAACAGCAACAAGTTAAGGCTCTTGCGAGAGCTAGAGAAGAACCCCAAGTGGAAGACTGAAGGGTTCTATTTCCAATCCAATAATAAAGCCAGACTCCCCCAACTTTCGGTATTGAGGCAAAAGTTGGCAGTACTGTTTCCATATGAACCACAAAAGCCATTCCCCAAGTGTATCTGGCAAACCTGGAAAGTTGGTGTAGACGatccaacttttccttTGATGTACAAAagctttcaacaacaatggAGCCAAATCAATCCCGGCTACAAGCACAATGTATTAGCAGATAATGATTGTCATGAgatggttgcaaaattatACACGTCTGTCCCTGAAGTGGCAAAAGCATATCAGCTTATGCCCAAGAGTATTTTAAAGGCTGATTTTTTCCGCTACTTAATATTATACGCCCAAGGAGGGGTTTACGCTGATATAGATACACGGGGAATTAAGCCAATCGACTCTTGGCTTTCGAACAACAAAAAGCTATATAATAAGCCCAATACCGCAGGATTGGTAGTTGGGATTGAAGCTGATCCTGATAGACCCGACTGGAATGACTGGTATTCCCGTAGAATCCAGTTTTGTCAATGGGCCATCCAGGCCAAAAAGGGCCATCCGATGCTCAAGGACCTCATTGCCAAAATCACTGAGCTTACGTTGGAAAGAAGCAAAAATGGCCAGTTGAAGACGGTATTGGGTAAAGATGAGGGAGGTGATATCATGGACTGGACTGGCCCTGGAATCTGGACCGACTACGTGTTCGCCTACATGAACAATATTCTTCAGTCGGAGGCCAATATTAAGACAGGCCAGTATGATGAGATCATTACATGGGAACTTTTTACAGGAATGCAACTTCcaattggagttgatgatgtgCTAGTTCTACCTATCACGTCTTTCAGTCCTAATGTTGGTCACATGGGATCCAAGCCCACCAGTGATCCTTTGTGCTACGTTGAACACATGTTTCTGGGATCGTGGAAGCACGACGAGAAACCCCAACACAAACCTAAGAAGAACCATTAA